TCAGAAGAACATTGGCTCACGTCTCTACCTGATGGCAGATGATAGCAAGTACGAAATGTTCCAACTGCTCAATCAGGAGTTCACTTTTGATGTCGACGTCTCAAACCTTCCCTGCGGCTTGAACGGTGCGCTGTACTTCGTGTCcatggatgaagatggtgGCATGGCACGATATCCGGCCAACAAAGCCGGTGCTAAGTATGGTACTGGCTACTGTGATTCTCAATGCCCGCGAGATCTCAAATTCATCAACGGCCAGGCCAACGTTGAAGGGTGGAAGCCGTCTTCCAACGATGTCAATGCTGGTACTGGCAATTATGGCTCTTGCTGTGCTGAGATGGATATTTGGGAGGCCAACTCAATCTCCACTGCAGTCACACCCCATCCCTGCGATGACCCATCTCAGACTAGGTGCACTGGAGATGCCTGTGGCGGTACATACAGCAGTGACCGCTATAGTGGTACTTGTGACCCTGATGGATGTGATTTCAACCCGTATCGCATGGGAAACCAGTCTTTTTATGGCCCGAGCAAGACCGTCGATACAAATTCCCCTTTCACTGTCGTGACTCAGTTTATCACCAATGACGGTACATCTACTGGCACCCTCTCGGAAATCAAGCGCTTCTATGTGCAAAATGGCAAGGTTATCCCCCAGTCTGTATCTACCATCAGCACTGTTACTGGAAACTCTATCACCGACTCTTTCTGCTCTGCTCAGAAGACCGCATTCGGGGATATGGATGTATTCACTCAACATGGAGGCATGGCGGGCATGGGGGCTGGTCTTGCTGATGGCATGGTTTTGGTGATGAGTCTCTGGGACGACCACGCAGCCAATATGCTATGGCTTGATAGCACTTACCCAGCCACCGCCTCTTCGACGACTCCTGGTGGTGTTCGTGGTAGCTGCGACATTTCCTCTGGCGAGCCTACCGATGTTGAAGCTAACCATGCGAACGCCTATGTTATatattcaaacatcaaggtTGGTCCTCTCGGTTCGACTTTCAGCTCGACTGGCCCAGGGTCCGGCACTACCGCCATCGCCACCTCCACCCCTACAACCACCACAACTACCACAACTACCACCGCTGGGTCAAACACAGCCAGCGCTGCTCACTACGCTCAGTGTGGTGGAAATAACTGGACCGGTGCAACCACCTGTGCTAGCCCATACACctgtcagaagaagactgAGTACTACTCGCAGTGTCTTTAGGCAATAGGCAGCCCTGGGAGTCGAGTGGCAGAAATTTGGAGAATGGTGAAGAATACGAGACTACTGGATCAATAAATCACGCTCTCTATTATGTGTTATTTTTGATGTGTTTTGAATTTTAGTTAAGAGTTTGGATATTTGTTACATTTCCACTCAAAACCCGCATCTGTTCTTTAAAATTTCTATTCTCCAATTTTATTCTAAGCCCTTAAACCACATTCTCTCTTTGGTTAGTTCATGGATCCTCTTGAAAACAACTTTGTTAACCCCATTACCTGCTATTCTACAGAGTACGTACTTGTATTCCAACACGCAGCATTGGCTTTAAAATTACTTCCGTCAAGAAATTCGACTTCCAATGACTATTTAATTAACTCGCAAGTGTATATAAGTTGGCAATCCCTAATGGCACAGAAAAATCCCTACCGGCACAGATGCCTAAACCTAAATAGGATAGTCATCCTTGGCGCTCCATTTTCAATACTTGTGCAATTTTCtatggtatcgccacagTTTAAAAACACTGCCCCCTAAACACATTAGCTACATTGACTTACTTATACCGGGATCTACCCAGCCCCATTTTAATTAATGCCTTCATAATTATACTTCAATTTCATGCCTCCATTGAGTCATACGATCTATATAGGGCTAATTTACTAGGGCTAGCCGAGTATCCCGCACAGAAAAATCTCTACATACCAATCACCGTCTATAAATTTTAATCTCCCATAGTAAAAGCTTTCTTTTTACACTCTGTTTATTATATACAatatgtcagggtgcgggctggcagtacggtatgataggagatgactggtaggaacaggtcataacagatcagattccacttgacaggtacaggcaggggcaggctattatacaagacgtagctcgaagagctacaacaggatctagaactgaagttcagataaacaggtcggagatcacgtgccgtgatcttcctctaactaagcatcacggttcgcaccgtgacagatAATTGGTTTATAGAGATTTCACTATATAGGATACTCGGCTAGCCCTAGTAAATTAGTCCTATATAGATTTTTTGACTTTAGTATAGGTATAAAATTAAAGCATAATTATAAAGGCGTTAATTAACATAGGGCTAGGTAGATCCCGGTATAAGTGAGTCAATATGGCCAATATTTTTAGGGGGCAGTGTTTTAAAACTATGGCGATACTATAGAAAATTGCACAAGTATTGAAAATGGAGCGCCAAGGATGACTATCCTATTTAGGTTTAGTCATCTGTGCTAGTAGGGATTTTTCTGTGCCATTAGGGATTGCCAAATGATATACACTTGCGAGTTAATTAAATAGTCATTGGAAGTCGAATGATTTCGTGGGGAACTTGTAATTGCGGAAACTGCAGGCGACTGACAAGATGTATTTATGCCAATCGCCAGTAGCAGTTGGACACTGACCTAGCCTTTTAATCGTGGGTTCTATGTGAACTATTCTTGTCGTTGATCATCTCCTGTTTGATATCTATCTCGTTTACATTAAATAAAAATGCTTCCATGAAATGGTATGCAAATTCAGCTGAAAGGCCAGACGAGCGGCTGGGTGATGGATTCTGTTCGTCGGATTAAAATCAAAGTCCACCCCATTCAAAATTTTCCTTATTCCTTGTTCAAACTCCATGCCCGTAGGATTTGTCGGATAAATCACCACAAATAAGCATGGCATTCTGAGAAGCGTTAGGCTCTTGGTAATAGGTACTTCGTGTCGGTAACATTATCCCACTTCGTTTTCATGTGGATTGATTGCGCTTCATTCTTCGGGGTTTAGGGTGCCACCAGTGGCGCCCTCCTTTCCCCCAAACCTCATCGCCGAGATTACAGCTAGGGATTGTGATGCCGTGTCGAATCTGGACTGTTTTTCTTCGCATATTGGCCGTTCTCTTTTCAATAATTTTAGTTCGGGTGGCGGTCCGTGGAAAGAAACCAAATTGAGGACATGAAGATGATTCCCGTAGACCTCTCAGCTGGGCTGAAGTGTTTGCGTGCACGTGAGAACAAAGCTTCGGAGTTTCAGTTCTAGCTAAGGAGCAATTTCTCATCAAGGAATTTGCTCCTTGTCGTTCTTGTCCATTTTAACTTGATACAAATTCCATTGTAACCCCCGATACATTTACAAAATTTGCAACACCCTTCTGGACGTCCGATCACTTGCTCAGAATGCGGTTTACCTCTTTGCTTATCTTAGCTGGTGCCACAGGCCTTGTGCTGGCAGCACCAGGCCCGTCAATATCAAAAAGGGCATCTTCCTTTGTTTGTATGAAGTGTCATAGTCGTGATTTAACTAAACATCTGACTGATTCGTTGATAGGGTTCGGCGCAAACGAGGCTGGCGCAGAGTTTGGGAGCGGGAAAATTCCAGGAAAATTAAACACCGATTATATCTGGCCATCGAACTCAAGTATTCAAACCCTGCGGAGTGCAGGAATGAACATATTCCGCATTCCCTTTGCAATGGAGCGGTTGGTTCCCGGAACTCTGACATCGAGTGCGGATGCCACCTACCTGGCTTCATTGAAAAGTGTATGTATTTATAATCGTGACTATCCATCGATGAGAAAACACTGACGCAAATCTTGAAAAAGACTGTCAACTATATCACGTCAAACGGTGGATTTGCTGTTGTTGATCCTCACAATTTTGGACGATAGTAAGTTCTCAGCTTGCATTGCGCAGTGAGGGGATTCATCTGACCATATTTGCATAGTTATGGCAACATAATCACATCTACTAGCGACTTTGCAGCCTTTTGGACGACTCTCGCATCGGAATTCGCATCGAATAAAAATGTCATCTTCGACACGAGTGAGAACCCCCATTCCTCAATTTAAGCCGTACTAACTTTGAAGATAACGAATTCAATTCGGAGGACCAAACCTTGGTTCTGAACCTCAACCAAGCTGCTATCAACGCCATTCGAGCTGCAGGAGCCAAATCGCAGTACATTTTCGTGGAGGGCAACTCGTGGACTGGTGCATGGACATGGACAACTGTTAATGACAACATGAAAGCTTTGACAGATCCACAGGACTTGATCATTTACGAGATGCACCAGTACCTTGACTCTGACGGTTCCGGGACATCAGAGACTTGTGTTAGCTCAACTATCGGCCAAGAACGAGTTGTGGCTGCCACACAATGGCTCAAggacaatgacaagaaggcCTTCCTAGGCGAATTTGCTGGGGGTGCCAATTCTGTCTGTCAAAGTGCAGTGATAGGTATGCTCGATTACTTGCAAGCGAATAGCGATGTTTGGCTTGGCGCGTCCTGGTGGTCTGCTGGACCATGGTGGGGAGACTACATGTACAGCTTAGAGCCTCCTTCTGGCATAGGCTATACTTCCTACATGGGTCTTCTAGAGAGGTATTTCCCTGGCTCAGGTGGCTCAGGTGGGACAAACACTGCAGTCACCACCACTACCTCCACAACAACTGTCGCTGCTGCAACCAAGACCCCCACAATTGGATCAGGCACCACTGGCGCAGCTCATAATGCATAATGTGGTGGAAATGACTGGACTGGTGCAACCACTTGTGCTAACTCTAACCCTTTCCAACTGCAGAGCGGCTACTACTTACAGTGCCTATGGACAAAGCACTAGGGCCTTAGAACACATAGGCATCGGTTACAGTAGGATGAGAGTCGTATATTTCTTACCGAATCAAGGTTTCGTTTCATCGTTTATTCATTATTCAAGAGCTCAGACGGTTTAGGTTGACTTGAATGAATCAAAATTCCGGTTTTGTAAACGTTCACCGAGAGTCCCCTGGTGTTTTCTTTCCCCACAGCAAGATTTCACTCAGATTTTATCTCCTGtatgaaatttttttttttgctattGAAGAGTAGCGACCAACTCATCCGCACTCTTCATCTCGCCAGCATTATTCTCGCCGACGTCCAACGCAACCAAGAACCGACTCACACAGTTATAACCGGCAATTCCGGTGGTCAGCTCCACGATTTCGCGGTCACCGTACCCGACCGTCTTCAATTCAGCAAAAACAGCATCTTGAACCCTGATGGTGCGAGTCATCTGATCGGTATAGCGTAGAACAGCGCGCTGCTGCGCGGTGAGTACGCTATTCTCAAGCTCAACAATGTCTCCCTCGGCGGTGCAGGGAAGTGTAAGAACAGCCTGCAATTGATCCGGCTTAATGCCGCCTTTCAGAGCCAGCGGAGCGTGAGCATTCCATTCGTAAATAGCGTTATTAAGTACAGCGACACGGCAGACTGCCAATTCCATGATACCAGAGTCGATTAAAGTGCGCGACCTAATAGCTCCGATGAAGCTGTTCCAACCATCGGCCACAGGTGGACTGTGAAGAAGGGATAGGTCAAGAGGAATCAAAGGACGGGGGTTTCTGCGTTCCGCGATGCGGGCATAAATGTCGGCGGTGTCCGGGGCTGCGTCGGCAGGCGGGGTGGAAGGGGCGTAGGGCAGACGCATGGTGCGTGTATGATTGATCGCGATTGATTTGAGTGTGTTATTGAAGATAATACACGCACATCAGATTCCGGTTTCAAAGCATTATGATCTCTTCAGCGGCACCTCAATAGTCGCAACACGGGGTGGGGAATCCTTGATGCCGAGGGGCGGTGGGAAATGTCTTACCCGCCCTTGTGGGGGAGTGTTTCTCCGGCATCTTCCTCAGCTGTGTGGGTAGAAATGTCCACGTACTACCTTGCATGGATGCTTCCCCGGATTATTGTAGAAGGCACTCGAAGTTTTAAAAATGTAGTGGAATAGGTAACTATTTCGCATTGCACTCATACCACGGAGATCTAATTAGAAGACAAAATAACAAATTCCGATTGTCTCCCAACCACGGCATTGGAGTCAAAACACACTCCCGCGGGGTGCCGCCCCTGGATGCCGATGAGCTCCCCCGCATGCGGATATCGTTGGGCTTTCGCTGTCTTCAAGTTTCGACTATGGATGATTCGCTCTGTTTTCTCACGGGCGGCTGTTTTGATCCATCGGTCATTTTCCAGCTCCTCAATCGTGAATATGAAGCATCACTTGATGGTTGGTACCTGGACCGCCCCCGGGCGCATCTATACCGTGCaatttgatgatgatgctctCACGCTCAAGTTGGTGAAAAAGACCGAAATCCCAGAAGCGGAGCCCATCTCATGGATGACCTTCTCTCACGACAAGAAGGCGATATATGGCGCAGCTATGAAGAAGTGGAACAGTTTTGCCGTCAACAGCCCGACAGAGATCATTCACCAAGTGTCGCACCCGGTTGCTGGCCACCGTATGTCCAAGAAGTCAATGAAATGCAAATCCAAATCCCCTCACTAACGCTCtcttcttttgtttttttttgctagCGCTGGCTCCCAGCAGCGAGACAAACACTCGTGCTATCTTCGTGCTTGCTGCTCACAAGCCTCCATACAATGTTTACGGCAACCCTTTCTACAATCACGCTGGTTATGGCAACGTGTTTTCCGTGAAGCCCGACGGATGTCTAGATAGAAACATCCAGAACTACGAATATGTCCCCAACACTGGTATCCATGGAATGGTTTTCGATCCCACGGAGACTTACTTGTACTCCGCCGATCTCACGGCCAACAAGATTTGGACGCATATCAAGGATCCCAAGACAGGCGCACTGGAACTGGTGGATTGTCTCGAGGCTCCTGATGCTGGTGACCACCCCCGCTGGGTTGAGATGCACCCGAGCGGCAAGTACCTGTACGCGCTGATGGAGGCGGGCAATCGACTGGCAGTCTACGTGATCGATGAGCGCACCCACAAGCCGGTTTTCACTCACATCACGTATCCATTACTGCCTTCGGGTAAGTCTCAGGCCTTCTGGACATGTGCGACCTATGACATTGGCAACTAACAAGTAATCTCCTCGCTAGGTCTCCCCCCCCGCAACAAGTATCGTGGAGATGTCACATTTTGCACCAAAGGTGGGGAATACCTTTTTGCCACTACTCGGTCAAATCATTTCGACGTGACCGGCTACATCACTGCGTTCAAGCTCGGCTCGCATGGCGAGATCGAGCGCCAGCTCTTCATCAGCCCCACCTCGACCAGTGGTGGCCATTCCAACGCCGTCAGCCCCTGCGACTTCAGTGATGAGTGGCTCGCACTATGCGATGACCAACTCGGATTCGTTGAGATGTACCGCTGGCGTGACGAGAAGCTGGCACGCGTTGCCCGTGTAGATATCCCCGAGCAAGGATTTGGAATGAATGCTATCTGGTATGATTGAATAAATAAATTCAGAAAATTTGATAATCAAATTTTTATGCCAAATCCAAGAATGAACATGAAGTATTTGGGAATTTGAAAAGATTAGTTTCATCATGGCAGGAAACGGAGATTAAATCTCATCGGCAGTCAAGGTCGGGTTATGCTCTCACCCGAATGAGGGGCAATTCTCAAAAGCCGATTTATTCTCATGTTGAATGTCTTTCTTTGGGATCTCCTTTTGAATGTTTTGCATCTTCAGAGTCTTGTGAGTTGTCGATTGACTTTGGAAATCCTTTCTATTGCAAGGTCTTCATTATGCCTACCCCCGGTCTTCTTTACGTGACAATGCAGCCCCAGGGCTCGTTGCCGGACACCCAGTTCCACGACTGGTATAACACTGAACATGGACCTCTGCGTCTGCGATTGCCCTTTGTCACCAATGGATTTCGCTTCCGTGCTACCGATGGAGAGCAACCTGAATATGTGGCTTTATATGATATTACCGATATGGACGAGTTAACCCGCGAGACCTACTTGGATCTAAGAACCGACTTGATTAAAACCGAACGGGAGAAGAAGACTATGGCCCAAATCGATGTCGGCCGTTTCCTGTACGACCTAGTGGATGAGCGTAGCAACCCCACCTTTCGCCCGCTAGAATATCAAGTCGATACAGATGCCGAGACGCGGGGTAGCGTCCTCATCGCCGTCCGAGTTGCCACTCATCCCGAACCCGCCAAACAAGCTGAGCTGGAAAAATGGTACCGAGAGGAACATTTTGAAATGCTCTCCCGTGTGCCTGGATGGCGTCGGAGTCGCCGTTTCGTCACTGCGGCAATCGATTCCGCCGCCCGGCGCGAATCGCTAACTCTTCATGAGTATGCTCCGGTCAATGGTCTTGGAGGTGACGCCCACAAAGCCGCCATGAATACCCCATGGGGAACGCGTCTCATGAGCGAGGTGGTCATCTCCAAAAAGCGTCGTGTATATGAGTGGTACTACACCTTCGGCCCTGCTCCTCGTGAGCTCACTTCGCTGGCTGCCCCGGATGTTGTGGGACCTTGGAACTCTAATGATGGCCGTACTCGCACATTTCCCTCGGCCGCCCGCCCGGCTGTCGAGTCATTTGTTACTACTTCTGACGGCGTTGAGATCCCTTACCGTCTGGAGGGTAGCACCGACCCCTACGCGCCTGTCGTCATTTTGAGCAACTCCATCCTGGTCAACTGGAACATCTGGGATGGTTTCATTAACGCGTTTTTTGCCCATCAAGAGAACCAACGCTACCGTGTTGTGCGGTATTTGACAAGAGGACGACGCCCGCAAAGTGGTGAGCAGGCTGTCAATATTGATTTGCTTGCCTCTGATCTAGCTACGTTGCTGGAGGCATTGCGTGTGCCCCCCAAGGCCGCTCGTTTGATCGGTGTTAGCCTAGGTGGTGTGACCGTTTTGAACGCGGCTCTCCTTCACCCAGAACGCATTGGAGCTTTCATCGCATGCGACACCAACTCTTCCGCCCCCGAATCCAATCGCAAGGCATGGGGTGACCGTATCGCCATCTCTGAGAAGGAAGGCTCTATCGATCCAGAGACCAAGGAGCCCATTGTCGGCGAAGAGTTGGCCGAATTAACCACCCGTCGCTGGTTCATACCGGAGTCATACCAGACCAAGCCTGAGGTCCTTGCGCCCGTCAAAGAGGCCGTTCGAACCAACAGCTTAAAGGGATTTGCCCATAGCGTGCAGGCCCTTTGTGCCTACGATATCCGGGATCGCATGGCTGCTGCCACTGTACCAGGTCTCTTCGTCGCCGGAGCCAATGACGGAATCCTGCCCCAGACAATGCAGAAAATGGCCGCAGATCTACGCGGTGGCGCTGATCTTAAGATCATCGAACGTGCAGGCCATCTGCCTATGGTGGAGCAGCCTATGGCATTTGCAGAAGTTGTGACTGAGTTCTTCAGCAAAATCGATGGTTGATTGCATTTCTATGGGTCATCTGTGGACAGATTTTGTTCCCCGTCGTTTGCAGGGAGAGTGGTGGTGAATTTGTTCATTGAACAGTCACCCTAGTGAGACGTGACCATATCTTCCCTTGAAGTGTGTGAAGAATTATTCCACGATTATTCCACGATTATTCCACGATTATTCCACGAGAGACATTCGCGACTTTGGGTCTAGAAATGTGTATGTATGGGCATAAACGTCAGATAACTCCTTTTCGACATTTCCATTGTATGGTAAATCGTATTACCAAGTCCGAGTGTATTATTTAGAGGACGAGGGGTCTCACGTAGGATAGAGAGTTGACCGGAGGCTGATTAGGTGTGCTTCAAAGCACTCAAACAACCGGATGTTAAGTAGTCAGACTGAGATGGAATTTAAATAAAGATCTTAGCATGGACTGTTTCAAACAACATTGATGAATACAAtcgcaaagaagaagagaagaggagacgCAAAAAACGAAAAGGCAAGCTTAGCGGTTCGGTAGACGAAGGCGACCAAGGGTGAAATTCAACTTGCGGGGGAAACGTCAACTGCACTTCTCCTTGACATGCATTTTTCTCCAAGTTCTAGTTTTCCACTCAATATTTACTATTTCTCTTTCTACTAAATtgttccttttcttttcatcatGCCTGAGAGCAAGATTCCTCAACCCGGTCCTGCCAAACTCAAGCGCAATGCTGGCCCTGACGAGTGGCTGGAGGCAGCAAAAGACTGCAAGTATTTATCGGAGCCACACATGAAGCAGCTGTGTGAGATTGTCAAGGAATACATGATGGAGGGCAAGTCTTGCATAGTCTGATCTCTGTTTGCTTCTTCTGACTTTGTTTGCAGAATCAAATATCCAACCAGTGTCGACGCCTGTCACAGTCTGCGGTGACATCCACGGCCAATTCTACGATCTCTTGGAACTGTTTCGAGTTTCTGGAGGCATGCCAGATGGTACAGAATTGGATCCCCCGAAGACCTCCCCCTCTGTAATTACCTCCGCCGATATCGAACCCCCCTCAAGCATCTCAGACCCTAAAATTCGCAAGAAGCTTCGCGGTCCCAACGTGAACTCCAATGACGAGCAGGAAGACTCGAGCTCGCGAAGCCAATCGGCCAGCAACACATCTACCGAGCTCCAGCTTAACCGCAAGTTTGTATTTCTGGGTGACTACGTGGACCGTGGATACTTTAGTCTGGAGACGTTAACGCTTTTACTCTGTCTCAAAGCAAAGTAAGTGCCACACACCTCCTGGTGGAATTGATGACAAGTGTTCACTGTTGATTTCAATATGCTAGATACCCTGATCGAGTCACATTGGTTCGTGGCAATCACGAGTCGCGCCAAATCACTCAGGTATACGGTTTCTACGAAGAATGCTTCCAAAAATACGGCAGTGCTTCAGTATGGAAGGCATGCTGCCAAGTTTTTGATTTCATGACATTGGGTGCCATCATTGACGGCAAGGTGCTGTGTGTTCATGGCGGTCTCAGCCCTGAGATACGCACATTGGACCAAGTCCGGGTGGTAGCCCGCGCACAGGAGATTCCCCACGAGGGTGCATTCTGTGATCTAGTATGGTCTGACCCCGATGATGTGGAAACGTGGGCTGTCAGTCCCCGAGGAGCGGGTGAGAATTATTCGggtctctttttttgggaCATAGAGCTGACAATCTTGCCAGGATGGTTATTTGGAGACAGAGTAGCGGATGAGTTCTGCCATGTCAACGATCTTTCATTGATCGCACGGGCTCATCAGCTGGTCAACGAAGGCTATAAATACCACTTTAACAACCAAAATGTCGTCACCGTGTGGAGTGCGCCAAATTATTGCTACCGATGCGGAAACCTGGCCTCGGTCTGTGAAATCGGAGAAGATCTCAAACCTACCTTCAAGTTGTTTAGTGCAGTCAGCGATGACCAGCGGCATGTCCCAACTTCACGGCCAGGGCGCAGCGAGTACTTTTTGTAAGATGCGATACGAGTTCCACACCGGCGCTGGCGTTCGGTTTGTTAATTGGGCGGAAGAATTGGCATTATATAATGATTTAGACCAGATTTAATGATGCGTACGCCTTGTGTTTTGATATGAGAAACCAAAAAGGGAACATGGATGAAAGATTTTTGAATAAAGAGAACAGGATTTCTGATGACTTGATGGGAGCGCGGCGTATCTGTCCCGCTCGCCAATGCCCTTCTTTAGCATCAAGAAAAGGAATGACAGACTGCGGAATTTACAAGCAAAGGTGGTCTCCACAAAGCACTCAAATAGCATCCACGTATCTGCTATTGAATCGCGTCATTCCTC
The nucleotide sequence above comes from Penicillium digitatum chromosome 1, complete sequence. Encoded proteins:
- a CDS encoding 1,4-beta-D-glucan-cellobiohydrolyase, putative; this translates as MTSTPSFNIYRNALLLTAFLGAAQAQQVGTNTAEVHPSLSWQKCTTGGSCTSQNGKVVVDANWRWVHKTAGSTNCYTGNRWDTTICPDDVTCATNCALEGADYSGTYGVTASGSSLRLNFVTQAYQKNIGSRLYLMADDSKYEMFQLLNQEFTFDVDVSNLPCGLNGALYFVSMDEDGGMARYPANKAGAKYGTGYCDSQCPRDLKFINGQANVEGWKPSSNDVNAGTGNYGSCCAEMDIWEANSISTAVTPHPCDDPSQTRCTGDACGGTYSSDRYSGTCDPDGCDFNPYRMGNQSFYGPSKTVDTNSPFTVVTQFITNDGTSTGTLSEIKRFYVQNGKVIPQSVSTISTVTGNSITDSFCSAQKTAFGDMDVFTQHGGMAGMGAGLADGMVLVMSLWDDHAANMLWLDSTYPATASSTTPGGVRGSCDISSGEPTDVEANHANAYVIYSNIKVGPLGSTFSSTGPGSGTTAIATSTPTTTTTTTTTTAGSNTASAAHYAQCGGNNWTGATTCASPYTCQKKTEYYSQCL
- a CDS encoding Glycoside hydrolase, superfamily — encoded protein: MRFTSLLILAGATGLVLAAPGPSISKRASSFVWFGANEAGAEFGSGKIPGKLNTDYIWPSNSSIQTLRSAGMNIFRIPFAMERLVPGTLTSSADATYLASLKSTVNYITSNGGFAVVDPHNFGRYYGNIITSTSDFAAFWTTLASEFASNKNVIFDTNNEFNSEDQTLVLNLNQAAINAIRAAGAKSQYIFVEGNSWTGAWTWTTVNDNMKALTDPQDLIIYEMHQYLDSDGSGTSETCVSSTIGQERVVAATQWLKDNDKKAFLGEFAGGANSVCQSAVIGMLDYLQANSDVWLGASWWSAGPWWGDYMYSLEPPSGIGYTSYMGLLERYFPGSGGSGGTNTAVTTTTSTTTVAAATKTPTIGSGTTGAAHNA
- a CDS encoding 4-carboxymuconolactone decarboxylase family protein encodes the protein MRLPYAPSTPPADAAPDTADIYARIAERRNPRPLIPLDLSLLHSPPVADGWNSFIGAIRSRTLIDSGIMELAVCRVAVLNNAIYEWNAHAPLALKGGIKPDQLQAVLTLPCTAEGDIVELENSVLTAQQRAVLRYTDQMTRTIRVQDAVFAELKTVGYGDREIVELTTGIAGYNCVSRFLVALDVGENNAGEMKSADELVATLQ
- a CDS encoding Carboxy-cis,cis-muconate cyclase, with product MKHHLMVGTWTAPGRIYTVQFDDDALTLKLVKKTEIPEAEPISWMTFSHDKKAIYGAAMKKWNSFAVNSPTEIIHQVSHPVAGHPLAPSSETNTRAIFVLAAHKPPYNVYGNPFYNHAGYGNVFSVKPDGCLDRNIQNYEYVPNTGIHGMVFDPTETYLYSADLTANKIWTHIKDPKTGALELVDCLEAPDAGDHPRWVEMHPSGKYLYALMEAGNRLAVYVIDERTHKPVFTHITYPLLPSGLPPRNKYRGDVTFCTKGGEYLFATTRSNHFDVTGYITAFKLGSHGEIERQLFISPTSTSGGHSNAVSPCDFSDEWLALCDDQLGFVEMYRWRDEKLARVARVDIPEQGFGMNAIWYD
- a CDS encoding Alpha/beta hydrolase, putative translates to MPTPGLLYVTMQPQGSLPDTQFHDWYNTEHGPLRLRLPFVTNGFRFRATDGEQPEYVALYDITDMDELTRETYLDLRTDLIKTEREKKTMAQIDVGRFLYDLVDERSNPTFRPLEYQVDTDAETRGSVLIAVRVATHPEPAKQAELEKWYREEHFEMLSRVPGWRRSRRFVTAAIDSAARRESLTLHEYAPVNGLGGDAHKAAMNTPWGTRLMSEVVISKKRRVYEWYYTFGPAPRELTSLAAPDVVGPWNSNDGRTRTFPSAARPAVESFVTTSDGVEIPYRLEGSTDPYAPVVILSNSILVNWNIWDGFINAFFAHQENQRYRVVRYLTRGRRPQSGEQAVNIDLLASDLATLLEALRVPPKAARLIGVSLGGVTVLNAALLHPERIGAFIACDTNSSAPESNRKAWGDRIAISEKEGSIDPETKEPIVGEELAELTTRRWFIPESYQTKPEVLAPVKEAVRTNSLKGFAHSVQALCAYDIRDRMAAATVPGLFVAGANDGILPQTMQKMAADLRGGADLKIIERAGHLPMVEQPMAFAEVVTEFFSKIDG
- a CDS encoding Serine/threonine-protein phosphatase codes for the protein MPESKIPQPGPAKLKRNAGPDEWLEAAKDCKYLSEPHMKQLCEIVKEYMMEESNIQPVSTPVTVCGDIHGQFYDLLELFRVSGGMPDGTELDPPKTSPSKLRGPNVNSNDEQEDSSSRSQSASNTSTELQLNRKFVFLGDYVDRGYFSLETLTLLLCLKAKYPDRVTLVRGNHESRQITQVYGFYEECFQKYGSASVWKACCQVFDFMTLGAIIDGKVLCVHGGLSPEIRTLDQVRVVARAQEIPHEGAFCDLVWSDPDDVETWAVSPRGAGWLFGDRVADEFCHVNDLSLIARAHQLVNEGYKYHFNNQNVVTVWSAPNYCYRCGNLASVCEIGEDLKPTFKLFSAVSDDQRHVPTSRPGRSEYFL